One window of Triplophysa rosa linkage group LG10, Trosa_1v2, whole genome shotgun sequence genomic DNA carries:
- the reep1 gene encoding receptor expression-enhancing protein 1, whose amino-acid sequence MVSWIISRLVVLIFGTLYPAYSSYKAVKSKDVREYVKWMMYWIIFALFTTVEVFTDIFLCWLPFYYELKIAFVVWLLSPYTKGSSVLYRKCVHPTLSSKEKDIDEYLCQAKDKSYDTLMHFGRKGLNVAATAAVMAASKGQGVLSERLRSFSMQDLSAFQDEGQATNQSSVSTQPASAQHRTRTMMRSKSETGYSKGHDFDITEYEVLNPSMEPPCPLTSTPAPTQPDPMTPPLFLPESFQDKLAPSPPSSPVAPDEPLDKGKEGYAPTGSPQLRFKRRAPEPPPRTLRPVTRSRSKTALSSDTEAM is encoded by the exons ATGGTCTCCTGGATTATTTCTAGGCTTGTGGT GCTCATATTTGGTACCCTTTACCCAGCGTATTCATCATATAAAGCTGTAAAATCTAAAGATGTACGAGAATAC gtGAAATGGATGATGTACTGGATAATATTTGCACTTTTTACAACAGTTGAAGTATTTACAGATATCTTTTTGTGCTG GCTCCCATTCTACTATGAACTCAAAATTGCCTTTGTGGTGTGGTTACTTTCCCCGTACACAAAAGGATCCAGTGTGCTTTATAGAAAATGTGTGCACCCCACACTGTCCTCTAAGGAGAAG GACATTGATGAATATCTTTGCCAAGCAAAAGATAAAAGCTATGACACTCTGATGCATTTTGGAAGGAAAGGACTTAATGTGGCGGCAACGGCTGCAGTAATGGCTGCCTCCAAG GGCCAGGGCGTTCTTTCAGAGCGGCTCCGGAGTTTCAGTATGCAGGACCTGTCAGCCTTCCAGGATGAAGGCCAAGCAACAAACCAGAGTTCTGTTTCCACTCAACCCGCATCTGCACAGCACAGAACGCGTACTATGATGCGCAGCAAATCTGAGACTGGTTACAGCAAGG GCCATGATTTTGACATTACCGAGTACGAGGTGTTGAACCCCTCTATGGAGCCTCCCTGCCCTTTGACCTCCACACCCGCCCCAACGCAGCCTGACCCCATGACTCCACCACTTTTCCTCCCTGAGTCCTTCCAGGATAAACTTGCACCTTCACCTCCCTCTTCACCTGTAGCCCCAGATGAGCCTCTGGATAAAGGGAAGGAGGGATATGCCCCTACAGGGTCACCCCAACTCAGATTTAAGAGGCGTGCCCCTGAG CCTCCTCCTAGAACCCTGAGACCCGTCACCCGATCCAGATCAAAGACCGCCCTCTCTTCAGACACTGAAGCCATGTGA
- the nt5c1ab gene encoding cytosolic 5'-nucleotidase 1A isoform X1 produces the protein MNKPTVKEMHSFWERNENCNPSSPSKKPKPPEPQNAMTIAVSSRALFSMDVEQDIYEQQGMEAYLSYQFQHETEPFAPGPAFPFIKAVEAVNAKLRELYPDSEELFDVVLMTSNHAHVGLRLINSINHHKLFIERFCMTGGNSPIGYLKAYHTNLYLSADSVKVREAIEEGIAAATVFSPGKICEVPETQLRVAFDGDAVLFSDESERIYKAHGLDKFFEHEKAHENKPLDHGPLKGFLETLGKLQQKFYAKGQRMDCPIRTYLVTARSAASSGTRALKTLRSWGLETDEALFLAGAPKGPMLEKIRPHIFFDDQMFHVEGATELGTVAAHVPYGIAQRFPSKIGKDIKKDVPAKQLV, from the exons ATGAACAAACCAACAGTAAAAGAGATGCACAGTTTTTGGGAGCGGAATGAGAACTGTAATCCGTCAAGCCCCAGCAAGAAACCTAAACCG CCAGAGCCTCAGAATGCCATGACCATAGCTGTGTCCTCCCGTGCCCTCTTCAGTATGGATGTGGAGCAGGATATCTATGAACAGCAGGGAATGGAGGCGTATCTGAGCTACCAGTTCCAACATGAGACTGAGCCATTTGCTCCTGGACCTGCTTTTCCCTTCATTAAG GCAGTGGAGGCAGTCAATGCTAAGTTGAGGGAGTTGTATCCAGACAGCGAAGAGCTCTTTGATGTTGTCCTGATGACCAGCAATCACGCTCATGTGGGACTCAGACTCATCAACTCAATTAACCATCACA AGCTGTTCATAGAGCGCTTCTGTATGACTGGAGGCAACAGTCCTATTGGGTATCTGAAAGCTTACCATACCAACCTGTACCTGTCTGCTGATTCGGTAAAAGTTAGAGAAGCCATTGAAGAAG GCATTGCAGCAGCCACAGTGTTCTCACCGGGAAAAATCTGTGAGGTTCCAGAGACTCAGCTGCGAGTGGCCTTCGATGGAGATGCTGTTCTCTTCTCAGACGAGTCGGAGAGAATCTACAAAGCTCATGGATTGGATAAGTTTTTTGAGCATGAAAAGGCCCACGAAAATAAACCCCTTGATCAT GGGCCACTAAAGGGATTCTTGGAAACTCTAGGAAAACTGCAACAGAAGTTCTATGCCAAAGGTCAACGCATGGACTGTCCAATCCGCACCTATTTGGTTACTGCTAGAAGTGCGGCCAGTTCAGGTACCCGGGCCCTAAAGACCTTACGGTCCTGGGGTCTGGAGACAGATGAAGCCCTCTTCCTAGCAGGGGCTCCCAAAGGCCCCATGCTAGAGAAGATTAGGCCGCACATCTTCTTTGATGACCAGATGTTTCATGTGGAAGGAGCAACAGAGCTTGGAACAGTGGCAGCTCATGTTCCCTATGGAATTGCTCAGAGGTTTCCATCAAAGATAGGGAAGGATATAAAAAAGGATGTGCCTGCCAAGCAGCTAGTGTGA
- the si:dkey-21a6.5 gene encoding sushi, von Willebrand factor type A, EGF and pentraxin domain-containing protein 1 isoform X2, producing the protein MEHLGVLSVFAAACVLGVVMSQTTLSPAVTITTVSVNVTTPTMPGTTEPSCSVLNTSTCAACAPGTYYDNETRLCSCCPDVGLCVFPAACLPCTQGFYQPLAGQLGCLSCPSGFFSNVTRSPVCRACSPGSYNNNTASISCSACTPGTYCNSSSCAQCQICPAGSEALQVAAKQCTSCRPGMHKLSHQTICQICKSGFYQIHWGQENCDLCPENHYCPSPDVNPIQCPNDAFCPEGSTAPGYCMETFFRKAGETCELAPVTIALLVIGGGVGLLFIIVLVLRMKKDNDSELSLARTPLLRKDRPPGRFYGIPCDAEPVYAGW; encoded by the exons ATGGAGCATTTGGGAGTTTTGTCTGTTTTCGCCGCTGCTTGTGTTCTAG GAGTGGTGATGAGTCAGACAACCCTCAGCCCTGCTGTGACGATCACTACAGTCAGCGTGAATGTGACCACTCCTACCATGCCCGGCACGACAGAACCCAGTTGCTCCGTGCTCAACACTTCCACCTGTGCGGCCTGTGCTCCTGGCACTTATTACGATAATG AAACTCGGCTGTGTTCGTGCTGTCCAGACGTAGGGTTGTGTGTGTTTCCAGCAGCTTGTCTCCCCTGCACACAGGGCTTCTATCAGCCTCTGGCAGGACAGCTGGGGTGTTTATCCTGTCCATCAGGGTTTTTCAGCAA TGTCACAAGAAGCCCTGTGTGTCGGGCATGTTCTCCTGGTTCCTACAATAATAACACGGCCTCGATCTCTTGTAGTGCCTGCACACCAG GCACATACTGCAA TTCCTCCAGCTGTGCCCAGTGCCAGATCTGTCCTGCAGGTTCAGAAGCTCTACAAGTTGCTGCCAAACAATGTACATCCTGTCGCCCAG GAATGCACAAGCTCTCGCATCAAACCATTTGTCAGATTTGCAAAAGTGGCTTCTATCAGATCCACTGGGGTCAGGAGAACTGTGACCTTTGCCCTGAAAACCACTACTGCCCT AGTCCTGATGTTAATCCAATCCAGTGTCCTAATGACGCTTTCTGTCCTGAGGGCAGCACGGCCCCGGGTTACTGCATGGAGACCTTCTTTAGAAAGGCGGGCGAGACATGTGAACTAGCTCCTGTTACCATAGCACTCCTTGTTATTGGAGGAGGAG TGGGTCTTCTCTTCATCATCGTTTTGGTTCTGCGGATGAAAAAAGACAATGACAGTGAGCTGTCCCTTGCTCGGACACCTCTTCTGCGAAAAGATAGACCACCTGGACGCTTCTATGGAATCCCGTGTGATGCAGAGCCTGTATATGCCGGCTGGTGA
- the chmp3 gene encoding charged multivesicular body protein 3 produces MGLFGKTQEKPPKDLINEWSLKIRKEMRVIDRQIRDIQREEEKVKRSIKDAAKKGQKDVCIILAKEIIQSKKAINKLYASKAQMNSVLLSMKNQLAVLRVAGALQKSTEVMKAMQSLVKIPEIQATMRELSKEMMKAGIIEEMLEDTLGGMEDEEEMEEAAEAEVDKILFEITAGALGKAPSKVTDALPDPGLDGATAPSEEEEEEEDIEEMQSRLAALRS; encoded by the exons ATGGGGCTTTTTGGAAAAACACAAGAGAAACCACCGAAGGACCTT ATCAATGAATGGTCTCTTAAAATCAGGAAAGAAATGAGGGTTATTGACAGACAAATCCGAG ATATTCAAAGAGAGGAGGAGAAGGTGAAGCGGTCCATCAAGGATGCAGCTAAGAAAGGACAGAAAGATGTCTGCATCATTCTTGCCAAAGAGATTATTCAGTCAAAAAAAGCTATAAACAAACTGTATGCCTCAAAAGCCCAAATGAACTCTGTGCTTCTCAGTATGAAGAATCAGTTAG CTGTATTAAGAGTAGCTGGTGCCTTGCAGAAGAGCACAGAGGTCATGAAGGCCATGCAAAGCCTGGTTAAAATCCCAGAGATTCAAGCCACGATGAGAGAACTCTCAAAAGAAATGATGAAG GCCGGTATTATAGAGGAAATGCTGGAGGATACACTAGGGGGTATGGAGGATGAAGAGGAGATGGAGGAAGCAGCAGAGGCTGAGGTTGACAAGATACTATTTGAGATTACAGCTG GTGCTCTTGGTAAAGCTCCCAGCAAAGTTACGGATGCCCTTCCTGATCCAGGGCTAGATGGGGCCACAGCACCTtcagaagaagaggaggaagaggaagatATCGAGGAGATGCAGTCCAGGCTAGCAGCGCTGAGAAGCTAG
- the si:dkey-21a6.5 gene encoding sushi, von Willebrand factor type A, EGF and pentraxin domain-containing protein 1 isoform X1, which yields MEHLGVLSVFAAACVLGVVMSQTTLSPAVTITTVSVNVTTPTMPGTTEPSCSVLNTSTCAACAPGTYYDNETRLCSCCPDVGLCVFPAACLPCTQGFYQPLAGQLGCLSCPSGFFSNVTRSPVCRACSPGSYNNNTASISCSACTPGFYTSLPNSTSCNPCPQGTYCNSSSCAQCQICPAGSEALQVAAKQCTSCRPGMHKLSHQTICQICKSGFYQIHWGQENCDLCPENHYCPSPDVNPIQCPNDAFCPEGSTAPGYCMETFFRKAGETCELAPVTIALLVIGGGVGLLFIIVLVLRMKKDNDSELSLARTPLLRKDRPPGRFYGIPCDAEPVYAGW from the exons ATGGAGCATTTGGGAGTTTTGTCTGTTTTCGCCGCTGCTTGTGTTCTAG GAGTGGTGATGAGTCAGACAACCCTCAGCCCTGCTGTGACGATCACTACAGTCAGCGTGAATGTGACCACTCCTACCATGCCCGGCACGACAGAACCCAGTTGCTCCGTGCTCAACACTTCCACCTGTGCGGCCTGTGCTCCTGGCACTTATTACGATAATG AAACTCGGCTGTGTTCGTGCTGTCCAGACGTAGGGTTGTGTGTGTTTCCAGCAGCTTGTCTCCCCTGCACACAGGGCTTCTATCAGCCTCTGGCAGGACAGCTGGGGTGTTTATCCTGTCCATCAGGGTTTTTCAGCAA TGTCACAAGAAGCCCTGTGTGTCGGGCATGTTCTCCTGGTTCCTACAATAATAACACGGCCTCGATCTCTTGTAGTGCCTGCACACCAG GTTTCTACACATCTTTGCCAAATTCAACCTCTTGTAACCCGTGTCCACAAGGCACATACTGCAA TTCCTCCAGCTGTGCCCAGTGCCAGATCTGTCCTGCAGGTTCAGAAGCTCTACAAGTTGCTGCCAAACAATGTACATCCTGTCGCCCAG GAATGCACAAGCTCTCGCATCAAACCATTTGTCAGATTTGCAAAAGTGGCTTCTATCAGATCCACTGGGGTCAGGAGAACTGTGACCTTTGCCCTGAAAACCACTACTGCCCT AGTCCTGATGTTAATCCAATCCAGTGTCCTAATGACGCTTTCTGTCCTGAGGGCAGCACGGCCCCGGGTTACTGCATGGAGACCTTCTTTAGAAAGGCGGGCGAGACATGTGAACTAGCTCCTGTTACCATAGCACTCCTTGTTATTGGAGGAGGAG TGGGTCTTCTCTTCATCATCGTTTTGGTTCTGCGGATGAAAAAAGACAATGACAGTGAGCTGTCCCTTGCTCGGACACCTCTTCTGCGAAAAGATAGACCACCTGGACGCTTCTATGGAATCCCGTGTGATGCAGAGCCTGTATATGCCGGCTGGTGA
- the nt5c1ab gene encoding cytosolic 5'-nucleotidase 1A isoform X2 yields the protein MIRDSIASQHLPEPQNAMTIAVSSRALFSMDVEQDIYEQQGMEAYLSYQFQHETEPFAPGPAFPFIKAVEAVNAKLRELYPDSEELFDVVLMTSNHAHVGLRLINSINHHKLFIERFCMTGGNSPIGYLKAYHTNLYLSADSVKVREAIEEGIAAATVFSPGKICEVPETQLRVAFDGDAVLFSDESERIYKAHGLDKFFEHEKAHENKPLDHGPLKGFLETLGKLQQKFYAKGQRMDCPIRTYLVTARSAASSGTRALKTLRSWGLETDEALFLAGAPKGPMLEKIRPHIFFDDQMFHVEGATELGTVAAHVPYGIAQRFPSKIGKDIKKDVPAKQLV from the exons ATGATTCGAGATAGCATTGCATCGCAGCATTTG CCAGAGCCTCAGAATGCCATGACCATAGCTGTGTCCTCCCGTGCCCTCTTCAGTATGGATGTGGAGCAGGATATCTATGAACAGCAGGGAATGGAGGCGTATCTGAGCTACCAGTTCCAACATGAGACTGAGCCATTTGCTCCTGGACCTGCTTTTCCCTTCATTAAG GCAGTGGAGGCAGTCAATGCTAAGTTGAGGGAGTTGTATCCAGACAGCGAAGAGCTCTTTGATGTTGTCCTGATGACCAGCAATCACGCTCATGTGGGACTCAGACTCATCAACTCAATTAACCATCACA AGCTGTTCATAGAGCGCTTCTGTATGACTGGAGGCAACAGTCCTATTGGGTATCTGAAAGCTTACCATACCAACCTGTACCTGTCTGCTGATTCGGTAAAAGTTAGAGAAGCCATTGAAGAAG GCATTGCAGCAGCCACAGTGTTCTCACCGGGAAAAATCTGTGAGGTTCCAGAGACTCAGCTGCGAGTGGCCTTCGATGGAGATGCTGTTCTCTTCTCAGACGAGTCGGAGAGAATCTACAAAGCTCATGGATTGGATAAGTTTTTTGAGCATGAAAAGGCCCACGAAAATAAACCCCTTGATCAT GGGCCACTAAAGGGATTCTTGGAAACTCTAGGAAAACTGCAACAGAAGTTCTATGCCAAAGGTCAACGCATGGACTGTCCAATCCGCACCTATTTGGTTACTGCTAGAAGTGCGGCCAGTTCAGGTACCCGGGCCCTAAAGACCTTACGGTCCTGGGGTCTGGAGACAGATGAAGCCCTCTTCCTAGCAGGGGCTCCCAAAGGCCCCATGCTAGAGAAGATTAGGCCGCACATCTTCTTTGATGACCAGATGTTTCATGTGGAAGGAGCAACAGAGCTTGGAACAGTGGCAGCTCATGTTCCCTATGGAATTGCTCAGAGGTTTCCATCAAAGATAGGGAAGGATATAAAAAAGGATGTGCCTGCCAAGCAGCTAGTGTGA
- the mrpl35 gene encoding LOW QUALITY PROTEIN: 39S ribosomal protein L35, mitochondrial (The sequence of the model RefSeq protein was modified relative to this genomic sequence to represent the inferred CDS: substituted 1 base at 1 genomic stop codon), whose translation MAATLTKALPGLLRPLSVLGRDCLTKAVKVTYQSPRFSTLVQKHVFRPLPLHNTVQQTALLDRVTSLIPSLKLQPCRNLTYYSIKKGXRKSVKSVVQRFLRLHCGLWVRRKAGYKKKLWKKSAARKKRLREHVFCNKTQCKLLDKMTTSFWKRRNWYLNDPYQKYHDRVNLKV comes from the exons ATGGCGGCCACCTTGACAAAAGCACTTCCAG gtTTGCTTAGACCTCTGTCGGTGTTGGGAAGAGACTGTCTCACTAAAGCTGTCAAAGTCACATATCAGAGCCCTCGCTTCTCAACTCTAGTGCAGAAACACGTGTTTAGACCACTGCCTCTTCATAACACTGTCCAACAGACTGCTCTACTGGATCG tgTAACCTCGCTCATCCCTTCCCTCAAGCTCCAGCCATGTAGAAACTTAACATACTACAGTATTAAAAAAGGCTAAAGGAAGTCTGTGAAGTCTGTTGTACAAAGGTTTCTAAGGCTACACTGTGGCCTGTGGGTGAGGAGAAAG GCTGGATACAAGAAAAAGCTGTGGAAAAAGTCAGCAGCCAGAAAGAAGCGTCTGAGAGAACATGTATTCTGTAATAAAACTCAATGTAAACTGTTGGATAAAATGACTACGTCCTTCTGGAAAAGAAGAAACTGGTACCTCAATGATCCCTACCAGAAGTACCATGACAGAGTTAACCTAAAAGTGTGA